ATTGCAGGCCAATTTATTGTATGCAATTTCTTTCGTTGTACATCATTATATATGCTTTTGAACATAGCGCACACTCATGATGATCTGAATATGTTAGGATATTTTCCCTTTTGCTGATTTTTTTTGAAGCAGATATCTGCATAATGTTTTTTCTCAATATATCTCTGTTTATGTGTGCGCGTACATGCGTGTAATTACCTTGAGCCAAATGTCTTGTTGAAGGAAAAAGAATAAGAATTCAGATCCACTTTACCTTTGTGTGCTCTCTTCCTCAAGCTGGATACTCCAGTTTCTTATTTTTATcatttgtttattatttttttcattcttgttaAAGCTGAAGTTTTGAACTATAGGTTGTGGATTTTATGTCCGGTGAAATTTTGAAGACTACCTAGGAAACATTGACTGGTTTTCTGTCATTTGATTGATGATAGTTTTCTGTAATGTCCCAGTTCGGCCTTTGATAATGTTGAGCTGTTAAACAAAGGCTTACCTGGAGCCCTTGTAACTGCACTTGTTTTGGGGGTGCATGAGCTTGGCCACATTTTAGCTGCAAACAGCACTGGAATCAAGCTTGGAGTGCCATACTTTGTCCCCAGTTGGCAGGTAATTTTCATAAGCAGAACACTCTTCCGACCCCCTTTAAAGGGATAAATCTCTGTTTTCATCTACTAAATAAATCTGTGTAGTGTGCATGCGAAGCAGTGCCTATATTGTTAATATAGTTAAATTTAATCTTTTTAGTAAGTTAAGATGTTGTATCTATACGGGACTCTTAATGAAAAACAACTCCTACTGGCTGCTACATTAAGGGCAATAATCATAAAAACTGTCATCTGTGATCATCTACTTGTCACAAGTTCAAACCGATGCTAAGGAGTAATATACAAAGGATAGTCTAACTACACAATGCCTGCTCATCATGACTTCATGAGTCTGTATTGTGCTTGTAGGTGCATAAAATACTAgtctattttaattttcttttattccaaACTGATATAAATTCTAATGAGCTATTTTGCTGGCAGATAGGCTCTTTTGGTACAATTACAAGAATTGTAAATATTGTACCCAAGCGTGAAGATCTTCTGAAAGTTGCAGCAGCTGGACCTTTAGCTGGATTTTCCTTGGGCATTGTTCTTTTGCTTTTAGGGTTCATCTTACCGCCCAGTGATGGTGTTGGTGTCATTGTTGATGCTTCTGTGTTTCATGAGTCCTTTCTTGCAGGGGGTATTGGTAAGCACTTTACTTCCAAAATAAAATGCATGCAGAGACATTGTGTAGTAATGTGTTTGCATGTTCAAATATTGGTAGCTTTCCATTTCAATCACCAAATGTCTGTGTAACAGTTTGTGAACAACAGTCTCTAGTGCATAACATACTTTACCAACCAAGTTTTTGGACTTCTTCACCTCGAGCCTTGTTTTAAGTTAGGTGAGACATTGACTGTGACATTCACTTCTCTTATAGCAAAGCTTCTTCTTGGTGATGCACTAAAGGAAGGCACACCAATATCTGTTAATCCTCTCTTGATATGGGCATGGGCTGGACTTCTTATCAATGCCATTAACAGCATTCCTGCCGGAGAACTCGATGGGGGAAGAATTTCTTTTGCCATCTGGGGAAGAAAGGTATGCACCGTCTAAAGTTCATTACAAGTTAAACTGGAAGCTTGGAGGCTAAAATCTGATATAAAATACCACTTGATCGTTTCCTATCACAGGCTTCAGCTCGCTTCACTGGTTTCTCAATCGTGCTGCTTGGATTATCTTCACTAATCAATGATGTGGCATTCTATTGGGTAGCTCTGATATTCTTCTTACAGAGGGGGCCAATTGCTCCGCTTGCTGAGGAGATCACAGATCCTGAGGACAAGTATGTTGCCGTGGGCGTGTTAGTTTTGTTCTTGGGGTTGCTGGTATGCTTACCATACCCGTTTCCCTTCACAGATGACATGACAAGTTTCTCAAGTTTCTCAGGGTTAACAGATATGCTCTGAAGAATATTTTCTGGTAGGATCATCTGAGAAAATGATAGATACATACATATTGGCTCAGATACTAGTTTGACacatacatcatcaatcatgtcCAAATGGATACTTGAGTTTATTATCTTTTATTAATACATAGCAGTAATTTTTTAGTTCTTTTTACCCTAACTGTCATTATATAAGGCCCGCTTACAGCTGAAGAAAGTGGAAACATTGGTTTGGAATATTTGTTCTTGGTCTTCATTTAAAATTTTGGGTCGAAGTCCCAGAGGGTTGCGGACTTTGTGGGCGTTTCATTTTGAATGAAAACGCTTCCACATTTTCAGATGTTTTTGACTTGGACCAATTTGCATTGGGATTTGATGGATAGAAATCTAGAATAGAACCCAAtggccaaaaaaaagaagaaaaaaaaattgcgctAAGAAGCAAAAATCAACTGAGAACATTGTAGTTGATCATCCTCGTGCTTATGATACATATGGATGTGAATCGACATGATCTTTGAGCATAGAATCCAAGAGGGTTGGTGGGTATTTTATTATGGTTACCGTTTGGTTCGGTAATTACTGAACGAATCAAATAGcaatcaatgttttttttttttaagagggcCAGAACAGCTGCCTTAGGATTGAATATCAACCAATGTTTTAGAATGGCCGAATGGGccaatgataaaagaggtcattttGAAGTGTTATTATAATTCAGAATACACAAATGTCCctatgataattaaggtcatcTCCTTACAACCTGCcactaaaagtaaaaataattacaaaaactgccaTGGacatctctctcttccccccttTACCCAAGTCCGGGTTCAGTGAACCC
This portion of the Rosa chinensis cultivar Old Blush chromosome 1, RchiOBHm-V2, whole genome shotgun sequence genome encodes:
- the LOC112182943 gene encoding probable zinc metalloprotease EGY2, chloroplastic isoform X1, whose amino-acid sequence is MNLSANFRGNFVPISQCSSCCDLRFQPYLASSASSGSWPKRCRTSSVKLHHIPRGEFRVLRKREVGCRVNETEKESDNNNDEEKEGHEHEGGDSSEAQLDSQPIVANQINNEAENKPQDGVQDVDNVEVASGSPLPGVKPQQGESIRIPKETLEIFKNQVFGFDTFFVTSQDPYEAGVLFKGNLRGKAAKSYEKISKRMKDKFGDEYKLFLLVNPEDDQPVAVVVPRMTLQPETTAVPEWVAAGAFGLVTLSTLLLRNVPELQANLFSAFDNVELLNKGLPGALVTALVLGVHELGHILAANSTGIKLGVPYFVPSWQIGSFGTITRIVNIVPKREDLLKVAAAGPLAGFSLGIVLLLLGFILPPSDGVGVIVDASVFHESFLAGGIAKLLLGDALKEGTPISVNPLLIWAWAGLLINAINSIPAGELDGGRISFAIWGRKASARFTGFSIVLLGLSSLINDVAFYWVALIFFLQRGPIAPLAEEITDPEDKYVAVGVLVLFLGLLVCLPYPFPFTDDMTSFSSFSGLTDML
- the LOC112182943 gene encoding probable zinc metalloprotease EGY2, chloroplastic isoform X2, whose amino-acid sequence is MRLKISLKMVSRLSLKQDVDNVEVASGSPLPGVKPQQGESIRIPKETLEIFKNQVFGFDTFFVTSQDPYEAGVLFKGNLRGKAAKSYEKISKRMKDKFGDEYKLFLLVNPEDDQPVAVVVPRMTLQPETTAVPEWVAAGAFGLVTLSTLLLRNVPELQANLFSAFDNVELLNKGLPGALVTALVLGVHELGHILAANSTGIKLGVPYFVPSWQIGSFGTITRIVNIVPKREDLLKVAAAGPLAGFSLGIVLLLLGFILPPSDGVGVIVDASVFHESFLAGGIAKLLLGDALKEGTPISVNPLLIWAWAGLLINAINSIPAGELDGGRISFAIWGRKASARFTGFSIVLLGLSSLINDVAFYWVALIFFLQRGPIAPLAEEITDPEDKYVAVGVLVLFLGLLVCLPYPFPFTDDMTSFSSFSGLTDML